From Veillonellales bacterium, a single genomic window includes:
- a CDS encoding asparagine synthase-related protein: MIVLKHYQNREKGLLRHALQGVLPEDVLWRRKSPYPKTHNPSYLSTVRNWVTDILNEGTSPLLPLINTAKIREIAGMDLTASQIPWFGQLMGGAQLFAYLIQADAWLREYKVAIV, translated from the coding sequence ATGATAGTATTGAAGCATTATCAAAACCGGGAGAAAGGGCTGCTGCGTCATGCTTTGCAAGGCGTTTTACCGGAGGATGTACTGTGGCGGCGCAAAAGTCCGTATCCTAAGACACACAATCCTTCCTATTTGTCAACGGTGCGTAATTGGGTAACCGATATTTTAAATGAGGGAACATCCCCTCTGCTTCCTTTGATTAACACCGCCAAAATCCGTGAAATTGCCGGGATGGATTTAACTGCTTCCCAGATACCCTGGTTTGGACAGCTAATGGGTGGGGCGCAGCTGTTTGCCTATCTGATTCAGGCGGATGCATGGCTGCGGGAATATAAGGTGGCAATTGTCTGA